A single region of the Zygotorulaspora mrakii chromosome 4, complete sequence genome encodes:
- a CDS encoding tRNA threonylcarbamoyladenosine dehydratase (similar to Saccharomyces cerevisiae YHR003C and YKL027W; ancestral locus Anc_2.527), with amino-acid sequence MSKDAWKIIAVTALCSVAITKCIDIAWKLRSSKPPKVNTGIDKASKDKEYDDELFREQLARNYAFLGEEGMEKLKEQYIVVVGAGGVGSWVVTMLVRSGCFHIRVIDFDQVSLSSLNRHSCANLSDVGTPKVNCLKEHLLKIAPWCEIEAINELWTIENAERLIYGGGKPTMVVDCIDNLNTKVDLLKYVYDQKLQVISSMGASTKSDPTRINIGDITATEEDPLARSVRRRLKLKGVHTGIPVAFSAEKPDPRKAKLLPLPDEEYEKGKVGELSALKDFRVRILPVLGTMPGIFGLTIATWILAKVSGYPMDPIEGKNRMKLYDGLFQTLAGQMTRIGIKDQRVPVALSDVSYVLEEIFRGKSPISGYSTKLTLSKWDPSKPVSLQNVVILTKEERQKHEDRVLNGGEKLEDVYPKHILDRIDAKFQEERYYSQFR; translated from the coding sequence ATGTCTAAAGATGCCTGGAAAATTATTGCTGTTACAGCCTTATGTTCAGTAGCCATCACGAAATGTATAGATATAGCTTGGAAGTTGAGGTCTTCAAAACCCCCGAAGGTCAATACAGGAATAGATAAGGCTTCAAAGGACAAAGAatatgatgatgaattaTTCAGAGAACAACTTGCTCGTAACTATGCATTCTTAGGTGAGGAAGGTATGGAAAAACTCAAAGAACAATACATTGTTGTAGTGGGAGCTGGTGGCGTAGGTTCGTGGGTTGTTACAATGCTAGTACGCTCAGGATGTTTCCATATACGAGTGATTGACTTTGATCAAGTATCACTGAGCTCTCTAAATAGGCATAGCTGTGCCAATTTGAGTGATGTTGGGACACCAAAAGTGAATTGCCTGAAAGAGCATCTACTGAAAATTGCACCATGGTGTGAAATTGAAGCTATAAATGAATTGTGGactattgaaaatgctgaAAGACTTATTTATGGCGGAGGGAAGCCAACAATGGTTGTTGATTGTATTGATAACTTGAATACGAAAgttgatttattgaaatatgttTATGATCAAAAACTGCAGGTTATATCATCTATGGGTGCTTCCACAAAAAGCGACCCAACCCGTATAAATATTGGAGATATCACAGCGACCGAAGAAGACCCATTGGCACGTTCTGTGAGAAGGCGCTTAAAGCTTAAGGGTGTACACACGGGTATACCAGTAGCTTTCAGTGCCGAAAAGCCCGATCCACGTAAGGCAAAACTATTGCCTTTGCCCGATGAAGAGTATGAAAAGGGTAAAGTAGGTGAGTTGAGTGCTTTAAAAGATTTTCGTGTAAGAATTCTTCCGGTTTTAGGCACAATGCCCGGAATATTTGGCTTGACAATTGCCACATGGATCCTGGCAAAAGTATCTGGTTATCCAATGGATCCAATCGAGGGAAAGAACAGAATGAAGCTCTATGATGGATTATTTCAGACTTTGGCTGGACAAATGACACGGATTGGAATAAAAGATCAACGTGTTCCGGTAGCCTTATCAGACGTAAGTTATgttttggaagaaatttttagaGGTAAATCTCCAATTAGTGGGTATTCGACCAAGCTTACTTTATCCAAGTGGGACCCCTCAAAACCTGTTTCATTGCAAAACGTTGTAATTTTGACCAAAGAGGAAAGACAGAAACATGAGGACCGCGTACTAAATGGGGGCGAAAAGCTGGAGGACGTATATCCCAAACACATTTTGGATAGGATTGAcgcaaaatttcaagaggAAAGATACTACTCGCAATTTAGGTAA
- the TFA1 gene encoding transcription factor TFIIE subunit TFA1 (similar to Saccharomyces cerevisiae TFA1 (YKL028W); ancestral locus Anc_2.528) gives MDRPIDEIVKNLLKFVVRGFYGGSYVLLLDAILFHSVLAEEDLKQLLGINKTDLGPLVARLRSDGLMSTHKQREYPPNSKSVERIYFYIKFPHAIDAIKWKVHQVVQRLKDDLDKNSAPNGYMCEICSTKYSQLEAVQLLNYDRTEFVCSLCDHPLVEDDSGKKNKEKQDRLNRLMDQVQPIIDYLKKIDDSRIDENTFETALARLIPPQNQSRAAYTYNPKKGSTMFRPGDSSLTAGVDGTLLGNDSSRRAGANSQATLHVNITTANDEIAQRVLQERQAEEKRKQNAVPEWHKQSTIGKSALGRLDEDEEFDPRTTAQANMSLEETAIDGVNGDGKGVDEFYPKHRPLTEKEIEERENERTLNEYYASLAKKQKELKDDEEDDDDDDDEPGDYDDVPLKDDDDDDDDDDDDDDLEDVAEKNDQEGEQNIKQEEPKVNGINGISGTTDSNTNRRTSDDNDDDDEEMDIEFEDV, from the coding sequence atggatAGAcctattgatgaaatcgtcaaaaatcttttgaaattcgtAGTGCGAGGATTTTACGGTGGTTCGTACGTTTTGCTACTGGATGCGATACTCTTCCACTCTGTTCTGGCAGAAGAGGATTTAAAGCAATTACTAGGCATAAATAAAACAGATTTAGGACCCTTGGTGGCTAGACTTAGATCTGACGGTTTAATGTCTACTCATAAGCAGAGAGAATATCCACCAAATTCCAAGAGTGTAGAGaggatatatttttatattaaGTTTCCACACGCTATTGATGCAATAAAATGGAAGGTTCATCAAGTTGTACAAAGACTGAAAGATGATCTAGATAAAAATTCAGCTCCAAATGGGTACATGTGCGAAATATGCTCTACGAAATATAGTCAACTAGAAGCTGTACAGCTATTGAATTACGATAGAACGGAGTTTGTCTGCTCATTATGTGATCATCCACTGGTGGAAGATGACTCGGGtaagaaaaataaagaaaaacaagatAGGTTGAATAGACTTATGGACCAAGTTCAACCTATTATTgattatctgaaaaaaattgatgacTCAAGAATCGACGAAAATACCTTCGAAACCGCTCTAGCAAGATTAATACCACCGCAAAATCAATCTCGTGCTGCTTACACATATAACCCAAAGAAGGGCAGTACGATGTTCAGACCAGGGGATTCCTCATTGACTGCTGGTGTGGATGGTACTTTACTTGGTAATGATAGTAGCAGGCGTGCAGGAGCTAATTCACAAGCTACGCTACATGTCAATATTACAACTGCAAATGATGAGATCGCTCAACGGGTGCTACAAGAACGTCAAGcggaagagaaaagaaagcaaaATGCTGTTCCTGAGTGGCATAAGCAGAGTACTATTGGAAAATCTGCGTTGGGCAGGCTggatgaggatgaagaatttgatccAAGGACTACCGCACAGGCAAATATGTCTCTCGAAGAAACGGCCATCGATGGTGTTAATGGTGATGGAAAAGGTGTTGATGAGTTTTATCCAAAGCATCGTCCTTTGACCgagaaagaaatagaagaaaGGGAAAATGAGAGAACATTAAATGAATATTATGCTTCTCTAGccaagaaacaaaaagaactcaaagatgatgaagaggatgatgacgatgatgatgatgaaccCGGAGATTATGATGATGTTCCGTTAAAggacgatgatgatgatgatgacgatgatgatgatgacgacgatCTTGAAGACGTCgctgagaaaaatgatcagGAGGGGGAACAGAACATTAAACAAGAGGAACCTAAAGTCAATGGTATCAACGGCATTAGTGGTACTACTGATAGCAATACCAATCGACGAACCAGTGATGACAacgacgatgacgatgaagaaatggatatagaatttgaagatgtttAG
- the MAE1 gene encoding malate dehydrogenase (oxaloacetate-decarboxylating) (similar to Saccharomyces cerevisiae MAE1 (YKL029C); ancestral locus Anc_2.529), with protein MLASKTASSVTRRALLIRQTCRLYTSKSRSNFATTTRDTTFNQANFDESQVQKTPVGSKAKQLFESGKPKLTRLSVDGPIECPLQSFQLLNSPLFNKGSAFTQEEREAFNLDALLPPQVNTLDEQVERAYKQLCYLKTPLAKNDFMTSMRVQNKVLYFALVRRHIRELVPIIYTPTEGDAIAAYSHRFRKPEGVFLDITEPESVERRLSVYGSDKDVDYIVVSDSEGILGIGDQGIGGIRIAISKLALMTLCAGIHPGRVMPVCLDVGTNNKKLARDELYMGNRFARVRGKQYDELVDKFIKAVKKRFPNAVLHFEDFGVKNARRILDRYRNELSCFNDDIQGTGAVVMASLIAALKHTNRDLNDTKVIVYGAGSAGLGIADQIVNHMITHGLTKEEARSKIYLMDRRGLILSSLQQTSTNAQHVYAKDDKEWEGCNTKSLLDVVSKVQPTCLIGCSTQAGAFNKSIVQEMYKHNPRPIIFPLSNPTRLHEAVPEDLMQWTDFNALVATGSPFPPVNGYRISENNNCFSFPGIGLGAVLSRATVISDKMISAAVDQLASLSPLEEGNSKPGLLPPLEVIQDTSSKVAAAVILQALNEGVARIEDEEVPGLPGKKVQVPRDFDKCLTWVRNQMWEPIYRPMIKVNHDPSIHTHQI; from the coding sequence ATGTTAGCCTCGAAAACTGCAAGCTCAGTTACTAGAAGGGCATTACTGATTAGACAAACATGTCGTCTATATACTTCCAAATCCAGAAGTAACTTCGCAACCACAACGAGGGACACAACGTTTAATCAAGCCAATTTTGACGAAAGTCAGGTCCAAAAGACCCCAGTTGGTTCCAAGGCAAAGCAACTCTTCGAATCCGGCAAGCCAAAATTAACTCGTCTTTCTGTTGATGGCCCTATCGAGTGTCCTTTACAAagttttcaacttttgaacTCACCATTGTTTAACAAAGGCTCTGCTTTTACTCAAGAAGAGAGAGAAGCTTTTAACTTGGATGCTTTGTTACCACCACAAGTGAATACTCTGGATGAGCAGGTGGAAAGAGCTTACAAACAGCTTTGTTATCTGAAAACACCATTAgccaaaaatgatttcatGACCTCAATGCGTGTTCAGAACAAAGTTCTTTATTTTGCGTTGGTAAGAAGACACATTAGAGAATTAGTTCCCATCATTTATACGCCAACCGAAGGTGATGCTATTGCAGCATATTCTCATAGATTCAGAAAACCTGAGGGTGTTTTTCTAGATATCACAGAGCCCGAGTCTGTTGAAAGAAGACTATCTGTTTATGGATCAGATAAAGATGTTGATTACATCGTTGTTTCAGATTCGGAAGGTATTCTTGGTATCGGTGATCAAGGTATCGGTGGTATTCGTATCgcaatttcaaagttaGCATTGATGACTCTTTGTGCGGGTATTCACCCAGGACGTGTTATGCCAGTTTGTCTTGATGTTGGtacaaataataaaaaattaGCACGTGACGAACTATATATGGGTAACAGATTTGCAAGAGTCAGAGGTAAACAGTATGACGAACTTGTTGATAAGTTTATTAAAGCTGTCAAGAAAAGATTCCCAAATGCTGTTTTACATTTCGAAGATTTTGGTGTGAAAAACGCTAGAAGAATTCTTGATAGATATCGCAATGAATTATCATGTTTTAATGACGATATACAAGGTACAGGTGCTGTTGTTATGGCTTCGTTAATCGCAGCTCTAAAACACACCAATAGAGATCTAAATGATACTAAAGTTATTGTTTACGGTGCAGGATCAGCTGGTTTAGGTATTGCTGATCAAATTGTTAATCATATGATTACACATGGTttaacaaaagaagaagctcgttcaaagatttatttGATGGACAGACGTGGTTTAATTCTATCGTCCCTACAACAAACCTCTACCAACGCGCAACACGTTTATGCAAAGGATGATAAAGAATGGGAAGGTTGTAATACAAAATCCTTATTGGATGTTGTGTCAAAGGTCCAACCAACTTGTCTGATAGGTTGTTCAACGCAAGCTGGAGCTTTCAACAAATCAATTGTTCAAGAAATGTATAAGCATAATCCAAGACCAATTATTTTCCCATTATCAAATCCAACAAGATTACACGAAGCTGTTCCAGAAGATTTAATGCAATGGACAGATTTTAATGCTTTAGTTGCTACAGGCTCACCATTTCCTCCAGTTAATGGATATCGTATATCTGAAAATAACAACTGTTTTTCATTCCCTGGTATTGGTCTAGGTGCAGTTTTATCTCGTGCAACAGTTATTTCTGATAAAATGATTTCAGCGGCTGTTGATCAATTAGCATCACTTTCGCCACTAGAAGAAGGTAACTCAAAGCCGGGCTTACTGCCACCTTTAGAAGTTATTCAAGAcacttcatcaaaagttgCTGCAGCTGTGATTTTGCAAGCACTAAATGAAGGTGTTGCCCgtattgaagatgaagaagttcCTGGTTTACCAGGCAAAAAGGTCCAAGTTCCACGTGACTTTGACAAATGTTTAACTTGGGTGAGAAACCAAATGTGGGAACCAATTTATAGACCAATGATCAAAGTCAATCATGATCCTTCGATTCATACTCATCAAATTTAA
- the NEM1 gene encoding Nem1-Spo7 phosphatase catalytic subunit NEM1 (similar to Saccharomyces cerevisiae NEM1 (YHR004C); ancestral locus Anc_2.530) — MNALSYISSNLQSSNQQDDSGDYSEVQNEEAGCSSAADGGGEGEGSSAKQQVGIRTRIRLVVWSIVLFCPHYLILKPTQFLWFLVTSPLMLIEYGVKSKLHKNRNKGGGQESSGALAATKSEVSSTLAKISENDEDDLSGGGELYLQRDFVKGSLLQTTATPARNSKANGGNLSATGHAHARSSGRSDTSSGNVLGTKKMGRFLFPKKLIPKSVLNAQRRKILVMDLDETLIHSASRNTSHSNSSQGHMVEVRFAVSGVSTLYYVHKRPYCDLFLSKVSKWYDLVVFTASMKEYADPVIDWLESSIPGNFTKRLYRNNCILRDGVGYIKDLSILCGNSNQMAVANLNGGGLGEIILVDNSPVSYALNVDNAIQVEGWISDPSDTDLLTLLPFLEALRYTTDVRDILALKNGEQAFS, encoded by the coding sequence ATGAATGCTCTATCTTACATAAGTAGTAATCTTCAGAGTTCCAATCAGCAAGATGATAGCGGCGACTACAGCGAGGTTCAGAACGAGGAAGCTGGGTGTTCGAGTGCAGCAGACGGCGGCGGCGAGGGCGAGGGCAGCAGTGCGAAACAGCAGGTCGGCATCAGAACACGGATCAGGTTGGTGGTGTGGTCGATCGTTCTGTTCTGTCCGCATTATCTGATTTTGAAGCCGACGCAGTTTCTGTGGTTCCTCGTGACTTCGCCACTGATGCTCATAGAGTATGGTGTGAAGTCGAAACTGCACAAAAATCGAAACAAGGGCGGGGGGCAGGAGAGTTCTGGAGCGTTGGCGGCGACAAAGAGTGAGGTGAGCAGCACGTTGGCGAAGATCAGCGAAAACGATGAGGACGACTTGAGCGGGGGCGGCGAGTTGTACTTGCAGAGGGACTTTGTCAAGGGTTCGCTGCTGCAGACGACGGCCACGCCGGCCAGAAACTCGAAGGCAAACGGCGGCAATCTCAGCGCTACGGGGCATGCGCACGCCAGGTCTTCGGGCAGGTCAGATACGTCGTCCGGAAACGTGTTGGggacaaagaaaatggggAGATTTTTATTCCCCAAGAAACTCATACCAAAATCGGTGCTGAACGCCCAGAGGAGGAAGATTCTAGTCATGGACCTGGACGAGACGCTAATTCATTCTGCATCGCGAAATACTTCTCACAGCAATTCCTCACAAGGCCATATGGTTGAAGTTAGGTTCGCGGTCAGCGGGGTTTCGACATTGTATTATGTTCACAAGAGACCGTACTGCGACCTGTTCCTCTCAAAAGTAAGCAAGTGGTACGATTTGGTCGTATTCACGGCCTCGATGAAGGAATATGCCGACCCCGTCATTGATTGGCTTGAAAGTTCGATTCCTGGAAATTTCACCAAAAGGTTATACAGAAACAACTGTATCCTGCGAGATGGTGTTGGATATATTAAGGACCTTTCGATACTTTGTGGTAACTCAAATCAAATGGCGGTAGCAAATTTGAATGGTGGTGGTCTTGGTGAGATCATATTGGTGGATAACAGTCCTGTTAGCTATGCATTGAATGTTGACAATGCAATTCAAGTGGAAGGCTGGATAAGCGATCCTTCAGATACAGATCTTTTAACGCTTTTACCGTTTTTAGAGGCTCTGAGGTATACAACCGACGTTAGAGATATTCTGGCATTGAAGAATGGTGAACAAGCATTTTCATAA
- the NAT4 gene encoding N-terminal L-serine N(alpha)-acetyltransferase NatD (similar to Saccharomyces cerevisiae NAT4 (YMR069W); ancestral locus Anc_2.532) — protein MCPPRPTRRNVTEPLFNTATQPQPVPLATSSSLTGTAPPSEEEKTISPSMQINTQRFLELIHAEFPDQLATPRADTLHRRTFRIDHATPDNGCPSSATLPKLLHLLATNLGQKYDACNARLYHNSTPWQQNKLHEMNTSGLAYVVYSSNDEPQMFLSFLICEECDIRKQHDQHQVLYLYEIQIHAAYQRMGLGRTLLHHLRRLVPSINSNLQLSVYCIELTVFGDNHNAIRLYKSVGGKLTFGSPKIEFEVENENQRVTRTTAAARNARSSRCRFVIPLYFTFYIT, from the coding sequence ATGTGCCCGCCGCGACCCACGCGCCGCAATGTGACGGAACCACTCTTCAACACAGCTACCCAGCCGCAACCTGTCCCCTTGGCCACGTCCTCCAGCCTCACAGGAACCGCCCCCCCCTcggaagaagaaaaaacgaTCTCTCCCTCCATGCAAATCAACACGCAAAGATTCCTCGAGCTGATACACGCCGAATTCCCCGATCAACTCGCCACACCGCGCGCAGACACGCTGCACAGACGAACCTTCAGAATCGACCATGCCACCCCCGACAACGGCTGCCCTAGCTCCGCCACGCTGCCCAAGCTCCTACACCTGCTCGCCACCAACCTCGGACAAAAGTACGATGCCTGCAACGCGCGCCTGTACCACAACTCCACGCCGTGGCAGCAAAACAAACTACACGAAATGAACACCAGCGGGCTAGCCTACGTGGTATACTCCAGCAACGACGAACCTCAGATGTTTCTCTCCTTCCTGATATGCGAAGAATGCGACATCCGCAAACAGCACGACCAGCACCAGGTCCTGTACCTGTACGAGATTCAGATCCATGCAGCGTATCAGAGAATGGGGCTCGGTCGAACCTTATTGCACCATTTGAGGCGTCTCGTCCCGTCCATCAACTCCAACCTCCAGCTATCGGTCTACTGTATAGAATTGACTGTTTTCGGAGATAACCACAATGCAATACGCCTGTACAAGAGCGTTGGCGGTAAATTGACTTTTGGATCTCCCAAAATAGAATTCGAAGTCGAGAACGAAAATCAGAGAGTGACGCGCACAACTGCCGCGGCCCGCAACGCAAGATCGTCAAGATGTCGGTTTGTAATTCCACTTTATTTCACCTTCTACATTACCTAA
- the MOT3 gene encoding Mot3p (similar to Saccharomyces cerevisiae MOT3 (YMR070W); ancestral locus Anc_2.533) — MMMMNWNHEQQQQQHFPIHQPMLSAQQQQQQQQQQQQQQQQPAQPSAPPPPQTQEGAFFFPQQHPPQQLPSQRHQALPSYQYFLSQTRSSPQNRSSSTEGPQQQQQQQQQQQQQQHPKLQPFLPGLSQARNTSVINTQTNTIVDNTATTVRTNPTDENSQSKNSSVDSSTTSSKFLNIKSDNRATSVDEESLIHKCHLCEKSFKRKSWLKRHLLSHSPRRHFQCPWCLSKHKRKDNLLQHMKLKHTDYVLRELKRNDISFSPPSDTTNENIRTLLCEGRLNKDEVKKVLNLLIDKHNDET, encoded by the coding sequence atgatgatgatgaactGGAACCAtgaacaacaacagcagcagcactTTCCCATCCACCAGCCGATGCTCTCCGcgcagcagcagcagcagcaacagcagcagcagcagcagcagcaacaacagccGGCACAGCCTTCTGCTCCACCGCCTCCACAGACTCAGGAAGGcgctttttttttcccaCAACAGCATCCTCCACAACAACTGCCGTCACAACGACATCAAGCACTGCCGTCGTACCAATACTTTCTTAGTCAAACTCGTTCGTCTCCGCAAAATCGGTCTTCATCGACAGAGGGGCcacagcaacaacagcaacagcagcaacagcagcaacagcagcaacatcCCAAGTTACAACCGTTTTTGCCTGGTTTATCACAAGCCCGAAATACTAGTGTAATAAACACCCAGACGAATACAATCGTTGACAATACTGCAACCACTGTAAGAACAAATCCGACTGATGAAAACAGTCaaagcaaaaattcaagcGTAGATTCTTCAACgacatcatcaaaattccTAAATATTAAGTCTGATAATAGAGCTACGTCGGTTGATGAAGAATCACTCATACATAAATGCCACCTTTGCgaaaaatctttcaaaagaaaatcatgGTTAAAGAGACACCTATTATCACATTCTCCAAGGCGACATTTTCAATGCCCCTGGTGTTTAAGTAAGCATAAGAGGAAGGACAATTTATTGCAGCATATGAAATTAAAGCATACCGATTACGTATTAAGGGAATTAAAACGCAACGATATTTCTTTCAGTCCTCCATCAGACACAACcaatgaaaatattagaACTTTACTTTGCGAAGGTAGGCTAAATAAAGACGAAGTCAAAAAGGTTTTAAATTTATTGATTGATAAACACAATGATGagacttga
- the TVP18 gene encoding Tvp18p (similar to Saccharomyces cerevisiae TVP18 (YMR071C); ancestral locus Anc_2.534), which yields MAVNIRQFINVGGIISDLKSFNFSLYGQWFGYINIILCLALGIANLFHVSAVIAFGIVSIVQGLIILFIEIPFLLKICPLSNNFIEFIKKFETNGYRCLFYIGMSVIQWCSIILQATSLIVVAVGLTISAISYGIAFSKHQEFQNTKILKNPQDDDFPHEAIVREML from the coding sequence ATGGCTGTAAATATTCGACAATTTATAAATGTTGGTGGTATTATCagtgatttgaaaagtttcaatttcagcttATATGGGCAATGGTTTGGATACATCAATATTATTCTTTGCCTCGCATTAGGCATAGCAAACTTATTTCATGTTAGCGCAGTAATCGCGTTTGGAATTGTTAGTATAGTTCAAGGACTGATTATACTTTTTATTGAGATCCCGTTTCTGTTGAAGATATGTCCATTGAGTaataattttattgaatttattaAGAAATTCGAAACTAATGGTTACAGATGTCTCTTTTATATTGGTATGAGTGTAATCCAATGGTGCTCAATAATTCTACAAGCAACAAGTTTAATAGTTGTTGCAGTTGGACTAACAATATCAGCAATCAGCTATGGCATTGCATTCAGTAAGCATCaggaatttcaaaatacaaagatattgaaaaatccacAAGATGACGATTTCCCACATGAAGCAATTGTAAGGGAAATGTTATGA
- a CDS encoding RING finger and CHY zinc finger domain-containing protein encodes MNNREDLMIDVSTNCNIRDTEMASQAKLPSNEITSLSRKFQLSTFIYDLQHGLSFSNALTRLQTMKALMEQVVSEAIENNIDSEEDIFEDASSTIDEGDEPIGIVPVTEPKKIPTYNNVIIPQDKDPMINTGSNNDHDDEHEHNNISCQHHHTETDTSYDHLTVISQAEKTDHQFLRLRIGEINALDINSKQKATMVQKLMMGNYNIEPPSFKDGVRPEQNPSEVQDTYLDALSSVNSDDWRPEYYKPGVYGCPHYQRACKLQCNICHSWHTCRFCHDEKQNENSASYHPLQRNETKWIMCMRCQNVQRPSRNCEKCNEEFALYYCDKCVLYDNDEAKDIYHCDKCGICRLGLGLGIDFFHCDGCQACLSIELLNNHKCIERATMSNCPICGEYMFTSVKPVVYMSPCGHAIHQHCFDEYTKHSYKCPHCQVTVLNMDAQFRVLDKDIEEQPLPEPYCNWICIVSCNDCKGRSKCPYHILGLKCGHCLSYNTVQLKLIKPGNKDDEDVDPAALEQFNHSMNRSLSENLLNDHFQTEDISPLINMDNFVMSNIDHYMNSYFKEKPGKLRESDNVNDFINTNGLFKSQTKARYSNEIMASTSMQRVSSLTEKFKQFISGNATTTSIDSAISLQHTTERSIGEIFQVWRRDAAQFRGQDLSKDDSPTMPKIPDSEGS; translated from the coding sequence ATGAATAATCGGGAAGATCTTATGATTGATGTTTCCACCAACTGTAATATACGGGATACAGAAATGGCTTCCCAGGCAAAATTGCCCAGCAACGAAATTACTTCTCTCTCCAGAAAATTCCAATTAAGTACTTTCATTTATGATTTGCAACATGGTCTAAGTTTTAGTAATGCATTAACAAGGCTTCAAACCATGAAAGCTCTGATGGAGCAAGTAGTTTCAGAAgctattgaaaataatattGATAGCGAGGAGGATATTTTCGAAGATGCAAGCTCTACAATAGATGAAGGTGATGAACCTATAGGTATTGTACCCGTTACAGAGCCCAAAAAGATACCGACATACAATAACGTGATAATACCACAGGATAAAGATCCCATGATCAATACTGGAAGTAACAATGATCACGATGATGAACATGAGCATAATAATATTAGCTGTCAACATCACCATACTGAAACTGATACATCTTATGATCATCTTACGGTTATCTCGCAAGCAGAAAAGACagatcatcaatttttaagACTGCGTATTGGGGAAATTAATGCATTAGATATTAACTCAAAACAGAAGGCAACCATGGTTCAAAAGCTCATGATGGGAAATTATAACATAGAGCCTCCATCATTCAAGGATGGGGTACGGCCAGAGCAAAACCCTTCAGAAGTTCAAGATACCTATTTAGATGCGTTATCTAGTGTAAATTCTGATGATTGGAGACCCGAATATTATAAGCCAGGGGTTTACGGATGCCCTCACTACCAGCGGGCCTGTAAATTACAATGTAATATATGTCATTCATGGCATACATGCAGGTTTTGCCATGACGAGaagcaaaatgaaaactcaGCGTCATATCATCCTCTCCAAAGGAATGAAACAAAATGGATTATGTGTATGAGATGTCAAAATGTTCAAAGACCATCAAgaaattgtgaaaaatgCAACGAAGAATTCGCACTTTACTATTGTGATAAGTGTGTCCTttatgataatgatgaggCAAAGGATATATATCATTGCGATAAGTGTGGAATTTGTAGATTGGGTTTAGGATTGGGaatcgatttttttcattgtgATGGATGTCAGGCATGCCTTTCCATTGAGCTACTCAACAATCATAAATGTATTGAACGTGCAACAATGTCAAATTGTCCAATTTGTGGGGAGTATATGTTCACATCGGTAAAACCAGTTGTTTATATGTCACCTTGCGGACATGCGATTCACCAACATTGTTTCGATGAATACACAAAACATTCTTACAAATGTCCACACTGCCAAGTAACTGTTCTAAATATGGATGCCCAATTTAGAGTTCTTGataaagatattgaagaacaGCCATTACCAGAACCATATTGCAACTGGATCTGTATCGTTTCCTGCAATGACTGTAAGGGAAGAAGCAAATGCCCGTATCATATTTTAGGTTTAAAATGTGGCCACTGCCTGAGCTATAACACTGTCCAAttaaaattgataaaaccTGGAAATAAGGATGACGAAGATGTTGATCCAGCCGCATTGGAACAGTTCAATCATTCTATGAATCGTTCCTTAAGTGAAAATTTACTGAACgatcattttcaaaccGAAGACATATCCCCGCTAATAAATATGGATAACTTTGTGATGTCAAATATCGACCACTATATGaattcatatttcaaagaaaaaccAGGAAAATTAAGAGAAAGTGATAATGTTAACGACTTTATAAATACTAACGGCCTTTTTAAGAGTCAAACAAAAGCAAgatattcaaatgaaatcatGGCTTCAACAAGTATGCAAAGAGTGAGTTCGCTAACGGAGAAATTCAAACAGTTTATAAGCGGTAACGCCACAACCACCTCAATCGATAGTGCTATTTCCTTACAACATACAACAGAACGGTCAATCGgtgaaatatttcaagtGTGGCGAAGGGACGCAGCGCAATTCCGAGGGCAAGACCTCAGCAAGGACGACAGTCCAACTATGCCCAAAATTCCAGACTCCGAAGGCTCTTGA